A genomic window from Glycine soja cultivar W05 chromosome 10, ASM419377v2, whole genome shotgun sequence includes:
- the LOC114372051 gene encoding thiamine thiazole synthase 2, chloroplastic-like encodes MAAMATTTLSSNPKLSFFHGKPVTYSSRVAPTTKLFSSKQGTISMSLTQPPYDLQSFKFQPIKESIVSREMTRRYMTDMITYADTDVVIVGAGSAGLSCAYEISKNPAVSVAIIEQSVSPGGGAWLGGQLFSAMVVRKPAHLFLDELGVAYDEQEDYVVIKHAALFTSTIMSRLLARPNVKLFNAVAAEDLIVKEGRVAGVVTNWALVSMNHDTQSCMDPNVMEAKVVVSSCGHDGPFGATGVKRLKSIGMIDSVPGMKALDMNAAEDAIVRLTREIVPGMIVTGMEVAEIDGSPRMGPTFGAMMISGQKAAHLALKALGRNNAIDGTCGVGREEPQLIFASADTEEIVDA; translated from the exons ATGGCTGCCATGGCAACCACAACCCTCTCTTCAAACCCGAAACTCTCATTTTTCCACGGAAAGCCCGTTACATATTCTTCCCGCGTCGCACCCACCACCAAGTTATTCTCATCCAAACAAGGCACAATCTCCATGTCCCTAACCCAACCCCCATACGACCTCCAATCCTTCAAATTCCAACCCATCAAAGAATCCATCGTCTCACGCGAAATGACACGCCGCTACATGACCGACATGATAACCTACGCCGACACCGACGTCGTAATCGTCGGAGCCGGCTCGGCGGGGCTCTCCTGTGCGTACGAGATCAGCAAGAACCCCGCCGTGAGCGTCGCCATAATCGAGCAGTCCGTGAGCCCCGGCGGCGGCGCGTGGCTCGGCGGACAACTCTTCTCCGCCATGGTGGTTCGCAAGCCGGCGCACCTCTTCCTGGACGAGCTCGGCGTGGCGTACGACGAGCAAGAGGACTACGTTGTGATAAAGCACGCGGCTTTGTTCACGTCCACCATCATGAGCAGGCTTCTAGCGAGGCCCAACGTGAAGCTCTTCAACGCGGTGGCGGCGGAGGACTTGATCGTGAAGGAAGGGAGGGTTGCAGGGGTTGTGACCAACTGGGCTCTGGTTTCGATGAACCATGACACGCAGTCTTGCATGGACCCCAACGTGATGGAGGCTAAGGTTGTTGTGAGCTCTTGTGGGCACGATGGACCTTTTGGCGCCACCGGGGTTAAGAGGTTGAAGAGTATTGGCATGATTGATAGCGTTCCTGGAATGAAGGCTTTGGATATGAATGCTGCAGAGGATGCTATTGTGAGGCTCACGAGGGAGATTGTGCCCGGCATGATTGTCACCGGCATGGAGGTGGCAGAAATTGATGGCTCCCCAAGGATG GGTCCGACGTTTGGGGCGATGATGATATCAGGGCAGAAGGCGGCTCATTTGGCGTTGAAGGCGTTGGGGAGGAACAATGCAATTGATGGAACGTGTGGAGTTGGAAGGGAAGAACCCCAGCTTATTTTCGCTTCTGCAGACACTGAGGAAATTGTTGATGCTTAA
- the LOC114369648 gene encoding CRIB domain-containing protein RIC10-like — translation MATTLKGIYKSFKYITQIFVVKEREMEIGYPTDVKHVAHIGWDGPSGTGPSWMNDFKTAPDFSTSLGNLGELSDPNAMAVTTSWSSQDFEVSTGSQPTSNIYKGIPSAGVSHAPKKSKKKKTKSASPSELVSASSRHSRATKSKATYSDREATPSSESLSASSRHSRATKSKATYSDREATPISQK, via the exons ATGGCAACCACTTTAAAAGGAATCTACAAGAGTTTCAAATATATCACCCAAATATTTG TTGTGAAGGAGCGGGAGATGGAAATTGGGTACCCGACAGATGTTAAGCATGTGGCTCACATTGGATGGGATGGCCCCTCAGGAACTGGACCCAGTTGG ATGAATGATTTTAAAACAGCGCCTGATTTTTCAACATCACTAGGAAACTTGGGTGAACTAAGTGACCCCAATGCTATGGCTGTCACTACATCATGGTCCTCCCAAG ATTTTGAAGTGTCCACAGGAAGCCAACCAACATCAAACATTTACAAAGGCATCCCATCTGCAGGGGTTTCTCATGCTCCTAAGAAATCCAAGAAGAAAAAGACCAAGTCAGCTTCCCCTTCCGAGTTGGTATCTGCTTCATCAAGACACTCAAGAGCAACAAAGTCTAAGGCTACATATAGTGACAGAGAAGCAACACCCTCTTCCGAATCGCTATCTGCCTCATCAAGACACTCAAGAGCAACAAAGTCTAAGGCTACATATAGTGACAGAGAAGCAACACCAATCTCTCAAAAGTAG